In a genomic window of Dyadobacter fermentans DSM 18053:
- a CDS encoding RNA polymerase sigma factor encodes MDRVTQGDEAAFTQLRSYFHVPAFKFCSVLLKDETEAEHVIDSVFNKIWNDRLDLRAEGNFQSYLFSSLKDQIFGEMKRYADPVARKQYFDRIQSLGVS; translated from the coding sequence TTGGATCGGGTAACCCAGGGTGACGAGGCGGCATTTACGCAACTACGTTCGTATTTCCACGTCCCGGCATTCAAATTTTGCTCCGTTCTGTTGAAGGACGAGACGGAGGCGGAGCATGTCATCGATTCCGTTTTTAACAAGATCTGGAATGACCGTCTTGACCTGCGGGCGGAGGGAAACTTTCAATCGTACCTGTTCAGCAGCCTCAAAGACCAGATTTTCGGCGAAATGAAAAGGTATGCCGACCCCGTGGCCCGAAAGCAGTATTTCGATCGGATCCAGTCGCTTGGCGTCAGTTAA
- a CDS encoding DUF2795 domain-containing protein, producing the protein MYWTLELASYLEDAPWPATKDELIDFAIRTGAPLEVVENLQELEDDGQPYESIEEIWPDYPTKDDFFFNEDEY; encoded by the coding sequence ATGTACTGGACTCTCGAACTCGCATCGTACCTTGAAGATGCTCCCTGGCCAGCTACCAAAGACGAGCTAATTGACTTTGCAATCAGAACAGGCGCTCCGTTAGAAGTAGTTGAAAACCTTCAGGAGCTTGAAGATGATGGGCAGCCTTATGAAAGCATTGAAGAGATTTGGCCCGACTATCCCACCAAAGACGATTTCTTTTTCAACGAAGACGAATACTAA
- a CDS encoding AlbA family DNA-binding domain-containing protein: MELRLLKELVKKGEGEHLEFKLKSNHPEKIVREVVAFANSGGGKLLVGVGDDKTIKGLKDADEDEYTLTRAIDKFIFPKISFKKERVAITPDRDVLVLTIPRSVDKPHYVVDDTGARQAYIRVDDKSIQASREMKEIMRRGRGERDVSFQYGEKEEKLMKLLDEKESVTVDLFAAFAGIPRKIASNTLVVMVLARILEVHPHEMIDKFTMSMAYQSN; encoded by the coding sequence ATGGAGCTTCGATTGTTGAAAGAGCTGGTTAAGAAAGGTGAGGGGGAACATCTGGAATTCAAACTGAAATCCAATCATCCCGAGAAGATCGTCCGCGAAGTGGTTGCTTTCGCAAATTCAGGTGGCGGTAAGCTGCTGGTCGGAGTGGGTGACGACAAGACCATCAAAGGTCTGAAAGATGCCGATGAGGATGAATACACCCTCACCCGTGCCATCGACAAGTTTATTTTCCCCAAAATCAGTTTTAAAAAGGAACGCGTGGCCATTACGCCCGACCGTGATGTGCTCGTGCTTACGATCCCGCGGAGCGTCGACAAACCGCATTATGTGGTGGACGACACCGGCGCGCGCCAGGCGTACATACGCGTGGACGACAAGTCCATCCAGGCCAGCCGCGAAATGAAGGAAATTATGCGCCGCGGCCGGGGCGAGCGCGACGTCAGTTTTCAGTACGGTGAAAAGGAAGAAAAGCTCATGAAGCTGCTCGATGAAAAGGAGTCGGTGACGGTGGATTTGTTCGCAGCATTCGCCGGCATTCCCCGTAAAATTGCTTCTAATACGCTGGTAGTGATGGTTTTGGCAAGAATCCTGGAAGTGCATCCGCACGAAATGATCGACAAGTTCACGATGTCGATGGCTTACCAGTCGAACTGA
- a CDS encoding copper homeostasis protein CutC, protein MTIEICAYSLESCINAQAGGAGRIELCGGLGEGGTTPSAGLIEIVRKHVDIPIYVMIRPRGGDFVYDFFEEEIMRKDIDLAKKLGANGVVLGILTPDGNVDVARTKALVDYAAPLKVTFHRAFDLTPDPMKALKDVIATGAERILTSGQKPSAIQATELLGKLAKEADGKIEIMAGGGVNHNNAAELKTAGVHSLHMTAKKFRPARQKFFPEGISMAGEIPDEKSVMYSDLGLIEAMVQAVAE, encoded by the coding sequence ATGACTATTGAAATTTGCGCTTATTCGCTGGAATCCTGTATCAATGCGCAGGCCGGCGGGGCGGGCAGGATTGAATTATGCGGCGGGCTCGGTGAAGGTGGGACCACGCCCAGTGCCGGTCTCATTGAAATCGTAAGAAAACACGTCGACATTCCTATATATGTGATGATCAGGCCGCGCGGCGGTGATTTTGTGTATGATTTTTTCGAGGAGGAGATCATGCGGAAAGACATTGATCTGGCCAAAAAACTGGGCGCAAACGGCGTCGTGCTGGGCATTCTCACGCCCGACGGTAATGTGGACGTGGCGCGCACAAAGGCGCTCGTCGACTATGCGGCGCCATTGAAAGTGACTTTCCACCGGGCGTTCGACCTTACGCCCGATCCGATGAAAGCATTGAAGGATGTGATCGCCACCGGCGCCGAGCGTATCCTCACCTCCGGCCAGAAACCGTCGGCCATTCAGGCGACGGAATTGCTCGGTAAACTGGCCAAAGAAGCAGATGGAAAAATCGAGATCATGGCCGGAGGCGGCGTAAACCATAACAATGCGGCCGAACTGAAAACAGCTGGCGTGCATTCGCTGCATATGACGGCCAAGAAGTTCCGGCCGGCGCGGCAGAAGTTTTTCCCGGAAGGTATTTCCATGGCAGGCGAAATCCCGGACGAGAAGTCGGTGATGTATTCCGATCTCGGACTGATCGAGGCGATGGTGCAGGCAGTCGCCGAGTAA
- a CDS encoding DUF3127 domain-containing protein: MEVSGTVISLLPEVTGQGKNGMWRKQEFILEIPSQYPKKVCISLWGDKIDQANLQINDSVTASIDIESREYNSRWYTEVRAWKVEKAGASGGGNAGYNAGGAPLPPVTTFTEDESDDLPF, translated from the coding sequence ATGGAAGTATCAGGAACAGTCATTTCTTTGCTGCCCGAAGTTACCGGCCAGGGAAAAAACGGAATGTGGCGCAAACAGGAGTTTATTCTTGAAATACCCTCTCAATACCCTAAAAAAGTATGTATTTCGCTTTGGGGCGACAAGATTGACCAGGCTAACCTGCAAATAAATGACTCGGTGACGGCTTCCATCGATATCGAAAGCCGCGAGTACAATTCACGCTGGTATACCGAAGTGCGCGCATGGAAAGTAGAAAAAGCAGGCGCAAGCGGAGGCGGCAATGCAGGTTACAACGCAGGAGGTGCACCCCTGCCCCCGGTAACCACTTTCACCGAAGACGAATCGGACGACCTGCCGTTCTAA
- a CDS encoding sodium:solute symporter has product MKSLPFIDLLIVIAYLAGMVAVGIYFSRKNTDADQFTKASGRIPGWAIGISIYATFLSSNTFLGVPGKAFGSNWSSFVFSLSMPFAAWVATRFFIPFYRSTGEVSAYTHLEHRFGPWARTYAVVCFLLTQLARMGSIFFGIALSLQALTGYPMSTIMVVVGICIVLYTVMGGMEAVIWTEVVQGVIKTVGALVILYLVVTGVSGGMPSIVEIGKANDKFSLGTLAPDFTTASFWVILLYGFFMNLNNFGMDQNYVQRYHTTASAKEAASSVWLCVYLYVPVSLIFFLLGTCLFAYYQGNPELLQTIKMQVAAEKLPGGTSDAITSLAATLTPADYGDKVMPHFMVTKVPVGLLGLIIAAIMSAAMSTISSGMNASATVFSVDIYQKYINPDLTPKQSLRLLYVATTVFGLLGMVTGIAMIGVKSVLDVWWMLSGIFAGGMLGLFLLGMISKSTKNTEALTATIIGIIVIVWMTFSTQLPDSYSVLRNPLHQNMIMVVGTLTIFLAGVLLTRLRRKQPSEKEVLLPSK; this is encoded by the coding sequence ATGAAATCCTTACCTTTCATTGACCTCCTCATTGTAATTGCCTACCTCGCAGGGATGGTGGCTGTCGGGATTTATTTTTCGCGAAAAAATACCGATGCCGACCAATTTACCAAAGCCTCGGGCCGCATTCCCGGCTGGGCGATCGGTATTTCGATATATGCTACTTTTTTGAGCAGTAATACCTTTCTGGGTGTGCCGGGCAAGGCGTTCGGCAGCAACTGGAGTTCTTTCGTGTTCAGCTTATCGATGCCGTTTGCAGCCTGGGTGGCTACCCGGTTTTTCATACCATTCTACCGCAGTACCGGCGAAGTTTCGGCTTACACCCATCTTGAACACCGTTTTGGGCCGTGGGCGCGCACTTACGCGGTGGTTTGCTTCCTGCTCACCCAGCTCGCACGCATGGGTTCGATCTTTTTCGGCATCGCATTGAGCTTGCAGGCGCTTACAGGTTACCCCATGTCGACGATCATGGTCGTGGTGGGCATTTGCATTGTGCTGTACACCGTAATGGGCGGTATGGAAGCGGTGATATGGACGGAGGTGGTACAGGGCGTGATCAAGACCGTGGGCGCATTAGTGATTCTTTATCTGGTAGTTACGGGCGTTTCAGGCGGGATGCCGAGCATTGTCGAGATCGGTAAGGCCAATGACAAATTCAGCCTGGGTACGCTGGCGCCGGATTTTACGACGGCATCCTTCTGGGTGATTTTGCTTTACGGGTTTTTCATGAACCTGAATAACTTTGGAATGGACCAAAACTACGTACAGCGCTACCACACCACGGCTTCGGCGAAGGAGGCGGCGAGTTCGGTCTGGCTTTGTGTGTATTTGTATGTGCCTGTTTCGCTGATATTCTTTTTACTCGGAACCTGCCTTTTTGCTTATTACCAGGGCAATCCCGAGTTGCTCCAAACCATTAAAATGCAGGTAGCGGCTGAAAAACTGCCCGGCGGAACGTCGGATGCGATCACCAGCCTGGCTGCCACGCTCACGCCTGCCGACTATGGCGATAAGGTAATGCCGCATTTCATGGTGACGAAAGTGCCCGTGGGGCTTCTGGGCCTGATTATCGCCGCGATCATGTCGGCTGCCATGAGCACGATCAGCTCGGGAATGAATGCCTCTGCAACGGTTTTTTCAGTGGATATTTATCAAAAATATATCAATCCGGACCTTACACCGAAGCAATCGCTTCGCCTGCTCTATGTTGCTACCACCGTATTCGGCTTGCTGGGAATGGTGACGGGCATTGCGATGATCGGCGTCAAAAGCGTGCTGGATGTGTGGTGGATGCTTTCAGGGATTTTCGCGGGCGGGATGCTTGGATTGTTCCTGCTGGGCATGATTTCCAAAAGTACAAAGAATACCGAGGCGCTCACCGCCACAATTATCGGGATTATCGTGATCGTGTGGATGACATTTTCGACGCAACTGCCTGACAGTTATTCGGTTTTGCGCAACCCGCTCCATCAGAACATGATCATGGTGGTAGGAACCCTGACAATCTTTTTGGCCGGCGTGCTGCTCACCAGGCTGAGACGCAAGCAGCCCTCAGAAAAAGAAGTGCTTTTACCAAGCAAATAA
- a CDS encoding MFS transporter, protein MEQTLHKDDTGWRLRAIIGGSAGNLVEWYDWYAYSAFSLYFANTFFPDSNPTVQLINTAGIFAVGFLMRPIGGYVFGKLADNRGRKVAMTVSVLLMSLGSLLIAFLPGYNSIGVAAPLLLLLARLLQGLSVGGEYGTSATYLSEVATEAKRGFFSSFQYVTLIGGQLIALGLQLILQNIFLTDQQMHDWGWRIPFVIGALLSLVALYLRAHLNETEAFQSKDPKTKKEGSLRELMKHPKAVLVVVGLTAGGTLAFYTYTTYMQKFLVNTVGLTKYQSTLLTFCSLFIFAALQPVFGALSDRIGRRPLLIAFGVLGTIFTYPLLATLSHTTGMWPAFGLLMAALIIVSGYTSINAVVKAELFPVEVRALGVGLPYSIAVAVFGGTAEYFALWAKNIGHETWYYWYVTACIFASLIVYIRMKDTKHTSLIEKH, encoded by the coding sequence ATGGAGCAAACTTTACACAAAGACGACACCGGCTGGCGCCTCAGAGCCATTATCGGCGGATCGGCCGGCAATCTCGTCGAATGGTACGACTGGTACGCCTATTCCGCCTTCTCTCTCTATTTCGCCAATACTTTCTTCCCAGATTCCAATCCCACGGTCCAGCTGATCAATACCGCCGGCATTTTCGCAGTGGGTTTCCTGATGCGGCCGATCGGCGGCTATGTTTTTGGCAAACTGGCCGATAACCGCGGGCGAAAGGTGGCCATGACCGTGTCGGTGCTGCTGATGTCGCTTGGCTCGCTGCTGATTGCATTCCTGCCCGGCTATAACAGCATCGGCGTGGCGGCTCCGCTTCTGCTGCTGCTCGCCCGCTTGCTGCAAGGCCTTAGTGTGGGCGGGGAATATGGTACTTCGGCCACCTACCTCAGCGAGGTGGCTACGGAGGCGAAACGTGGTTTCTTTTCCAGTTTTCAATATGTGACGCTCATTGGCGGACAGCTTATTGCATTGGGTTTGCAACTCATTTTACAAAACATTTTCCTCACCGACCAGCAAATGCACGACTGGGGCTGGCGCATTCCGTTCGTTATCGGAGCATTGCTTTCGCTCGTAGCATTGTACCTCCGCGCGCATCTGAACGAAACCGAAGCATTTCAATCCAAAGATCCCAAAACAAAAAAGGAAGGCTCGCTGAGAGAGCTTATGAAGCATCCGAAGGCCGTGTTGGTGGTCGTGGGGCTTACCGCGGGCGGGACACTCGCATTTTACACCTACACCACATACATGCAGAAGTTCCTTGTGAACACGGTGGGGCTCACAAAGTACCAGTCGACTCTGCTTACTTTTTGCTCTTTGTTCATCTTCGCGGCATTGCAACCCGTTTTCGGGGCGCTCAGCGACCGCATTGGCCGCCGCCCGCTGCTGATAGCATTCGGCGTGCTGGGAACGATTTTTACCTATCCGCTGCTAGCTACGCTCAGCCACACTACAGGCATGTGGCCCGCATTCGGGCTGCTCATGGCCGCGTTGATCATCGTGAGCGGTTATACCTCCATTAATGCCGTGGTGAAAGCCGAACTTTTTCCAGTGGAAGTGCGTGCGCTGGGTGTAGGGCTGCCCTACTCCATTGCGGTGGCCGTGTTTGGCGGCACGGCGGAATACTTTGCATTATGGGCCAAGAATATAGGGCACGAAACCTGGTACTACTGGTATGTGACGGCCTGCATTTTCGCTTCGCTCATTGTTTACATCCGCATGAAGGACACCAAGCACACTTCGCTCATCGAAAAGCATTGA
- a CDS encoding DoxX family protein has protein sequence MNMMDRIEHWGDTHHPAWMDIVRIALGVFLFAKGISFISDTTKLSHLVTGLDFHLYTVTAVHYVAFAHIFGGFLIAMGCLTRIASIIQIPILLTAVFFVNIRMGFSYLNSELWLSMVTLMLVVTFAIIGSGHFSMDEWMKNHDK, from the coding sequence ATGAACATGATGGATCGAATCGAGCATTGGGGCGATACGCATCATCCGGCATGGATGGACATAGTTCGTATCGCTTTGGGAGTATTTTTGTTTGCTAAGGGTATCAGCTTCATTAGCGATACCACCAAGTTGTCTCATCTGGTTACCGGCCTCGACTTTCATTTGTACACCGTCACAGCCGTTCATTACGTAGCTTTCGCGCACATTTTTGGCGGATTTCTCATCGCAATGGGATGCCTGACCAGAATCGCATCCATCATTCAGATCCCGATCCTGCTTACAGCCGTGTTTTTCGTCAATATCCGGATGGGTTTTTCTTATCTCAATTCCGAGCTATGGCTTTCGATGGTCACACTAATGCTGGTGGTAACGTTCGCCATTATCGGCTCCGGGCATTTTTCGATGGATGAATGGATGAAGAACCACGACAAGTAA
- a CDS encoding VTT domain-containing protein: METSTPKRFSLPVVVSILMTIVPLVTTSVLTAWAINHEKLLRDLPIEWWVGVTFILTLASASALTPPTFLALVYGYFLGWTSLPMLFGLNVGAIAIIYISANFLHAASVRGYLIQIYPQVGSLLRRFYKNELRLIFFAKLSPVLPFAITNLFFAMAGARFKQVLTGGTLGMIPRTMLAVWAGKEAQDIRYLLEHPNEGLATKIVLIVLIIISTVGIGYFFKDKSMVES; the protein is encoded by the coding sequence TTGGAAACGTCTACACCAAAAAGATTCTCTCTTCCGGTCGTCGTAAGCATACTGATGACGATCGTGCCGTTGGTGACGACCTCCGTTCTGACGGCCTGGGCGATCAATCATGAAAAGCTACTGCGTGATTTGCCTATCGAATGGTGGGTAGGGGTGACGTTTATTCTTACGCTGGCGTCGGCCTCGGCGCTTACGCCTCCTACATTCCTGGCATTAGTTTACGGCTATTTTCTGGGCTGGACTTCCTTGCCGATGCTTTTCGGGCTGAATGTGGGCGCGATCGCGATCATTTATATATCGGCCAACTTCCTGCATGCGGCGTCGGTGCGGGGCTATCTCATTCAGATTTACCCGCAGGTAGGGAGCTTGCTGCGGCGGTTTTACAAAAATGAGCTGCGGTTGATCTTTTTCGCCAAATTATCGCCTGTGCTGCCGTTTGCGATCACTAACCTCTTTTTTGCGATGGCCGGGGCGCGGTTCAAGCAGGTGCTTACGGGTGGAACATTAGGGATGATCCCGCGTACGATGCTGGCCGTGTGGGCGGGGAAAGAGGCGCAGGATATCCGCTACTTGCTCGAACATCCCAATGAAGGTCTGGCGACAAAAATCGTGCTGATCGTGCTGATCATTATTTCAACCGTAGGCATCGGATATTTCTTCAAAGACAAGAGCATGGTAGAATCATAG
- the crcB gene encoding fluoride efflux transporter CrcB encodes MNNLIIVFVGGGLGSLARYGIGRAFSQWPSVFPFGTLTANILACLILGTFGGWATFKSADLVATSRLFVVVGFCGGFSTFSSFSNETIQLFLNDRWVEASLNILISIIACFAATLLGMWLGKTFLAI; translated from the coding sequence ATGAACAACCTGATCATCGTTTTTGTAGGAGGTGGATTAGGCAGCCTGGCGCGCTACGGAATCGGAAGAGCATTTTCTCAATGGCCGTCGGTGTTCCCATTCGGAACGCTGACGGCCAATATTTTAGCGTGCCTGATCCTCGGCACATTCGGCGGCTGGGCCACATTCAAATCGGCTGATTTAGTTGCCACGTCAAGGCTTTTTGTCGTCGTCGGATTCTGCGGCGGGTTCAGCACATTTTCAAGTTTCAGCAATGAAACGATCCAGCTTTTCCTCAACGATCGCTGGGTAGAAGCTTCCCTCAACATCCTGATCAGCATCATCGCATGCTTCGCAGCCACATTGCTGGGCATGTGGTTGGGAAAAACGTTTCTGGCAATATAA
- a CDS encoding type II toxin-antitoxin system HigB family toxin: protein MRIITRGSLRDFWEKHPDAEQELKYWYEKMKRSEYQTANEVVVDNPRTDTVGNNRIVFNICRNRYRLIALFRSRLQRVYIRFIGTHKEYDRITDIRNI, encoded by the coding sequence ATGAGGATTATTACCCGTGGTAGCCTGCGCGATTTTTGGGAAAAGCATCCCGATGCAGAACAGGAACTGAAATATTGGTATGAAAAGATGAAGCGATCCGAGTACCAGACTGCAAATGAGGTGGTTGTCGATAATCCCAGGACTGATACGGTGGGGAATAATCGGATCGTCTTCAATATTTGCAGGAACCGCTATCGCCTGATAGCATTGTTCAGATCCCGATTGCAGCGCGTATACATTCGTTTTATTGGCACACACAAAGAATATGACCGGATCACTGATATCAGGAATATATAA
- a CDS encoding helix-turn-helix domain-containing protein — MKPIEQIRSELRPIRSEATYREYLGIIDELVDCAENSPEEDVLELVSILVENYEAKHYPIEAPDPLEAIKIRMEEQGLRRKDMIDYFGSASRVSEVLNRKRPLTLEMIRKIHKGLGISAETLIAV, encoded by the coding sequence ATGAAACCGATAGAACAAATCAGGAGTGAGTTGCGGCCGATTAGGTCGGAGGCGACTTACCGGGAATACCTGGGAATAATTGATGAGCTGGTAGATTGCGCGGAAAACAGCCCTGAGGAGGACGTGCTCGAACTGGTGTCGATTTTGGTTGAAAACTACGAAGCGAAGCACTATCCGATAGAGGCACCCGATCCGCTGGAAGCGATTAAGATCAGAATGGAGGAGCAGGGTTTGAGGCGAAAGGACATGATCGACTACTTTGGCAGCGCCAGCAGGGTGTCGGAAGTACTGAACAGAAAGCGCCCGCTAACCCTCGAAATGATCCGGAAAATTCATAAAGGGTTAGGGATTTCTGCCGAGACATTAATAGCTGTGTAA
- a CDS encoding AraC family transcriptional regulator, with product MKPHFHKVPIPSRTSFSIRHDKDSGFGTVWHYHPELELHYLVKGKGVRFVGDNISNFSDGELILLGENLPHTWLVEEGASNTAVEAIIIHFLPNCLGSELLLLPEAYQIPKLYERAKRGLLITGEAKEKVIRLMHSAVNAENLDRLIALLSILKILAEASEYETIASAHAFYKSNDAETLRLNKIYAYTLSNYRNDISLQDVASIANLGITSFCRYFKLMTKKTYNDFLVEIRISQACRFLIEDKMATEVICFECGFNNVSNFYRHFKKVTDMTPLEYKRKYLYKAAPEMV from the coding sequence ATGAAACCGCATTTTCATAAGGTCCCGATTCCCTCAAGGACGTCGTTCAGCATACGCCATGACAAAGACTCCGGCTTTGGCACGGTTTGGCATTACCATCCCGAGCTGGAACTGCATTATCTGGTCAAAGGCAAGGGGGTGCGGTTTGTCGGGGACAATATCAGTAACTTTTCGGACGGCGAGCTGATACTGCTCGGCGAGAACTTGCCACACACCTGGCTTGTGGAAGAAGGCGCCAGCAATACCGCGGTGGAGGCGATCATCATTCACTTCCTGCCCAACTGCCTGGGGAGCGAGCTGCTGCTGCTGCCGGAGGCGTATCAGATCCCGAAATTGTACGAGAGGGCCAAAAGAGGCCTGTTGATCACCGGCGAAGCGAAGGAAAAGGTGATCCGCCTGATGCATTCGGCGGTAAATGCCGAAAATCTTGACCGGCTCATCGCCTTGCTATCCATCCTGAAAATTCTTGCGGAAGCAAGTGAATACGAAACGATCGCTTCGGCGCACGCATTCTACAAATCCAACGACGCCGAAACACTTCGGTTAAATAAAATTTACGCTTACACGCTTTCCAACTACCGCAACGACATTTCATTGCAGGATGTAGCGTCGATCGCCAACCTGGGCATTACTTCTTTTTGCAGGTATTTTAAGTTGATGACCAAGAAAACATATAATGATTTCCTTGTCGAGATTCGGATCAGCCAGGCGTGCCGGTTTCTGATCGAGGACAAAATGGCGACTGAAGTGATTTGTTTCGAGTGCGGCTTCAACAATGTTTCCAACTTTTACCGGCATTTCAAGAAGGTTACCGACATGACGCCATTGGAATACAAGCGGAAATACCTTTACAAAGCCGCACCCGAAATGGTTTGA
- a CDS encoding cystathionine gamma-synthase, with amino-acid sequence MNFATKAIHAGVEPDPATGAIMTPIYQTSTYVQESPGKHKGYEYGRSSNPTRTALQTALAALENGKHGLCYASGLAATDAVLKLFRPGDEIIAPSDIYGGTYRLMKRIFEPLGLVFRFIDLEEVPAIAQLISAKTRMVWLETPTNPLLKIIDIEQVTRICKERNVLTCVDNTFASPYLQNPLDLGADMVMHSVTKYLGGHSDTVMGALVTSNDELAAQLKFIQNASGAVPGPQDCFLVLRGLKTLHIRMQRHCENAAQVAVWLSAHPKVGKVYYPGLPAHPGHELAARQMRGFGGVVSFELKDDSYQTAVRTMENLQIFALGESLGGVESLCTHPASMSHGGMPREERLKIGLKDTLIRLSVGIEDVEDLIADLDQAIGTD; translated from the coding sequence ATGAATTTCGCAACCAAAGCCATCCACGCGGGCGTCGAGCCGGACCCTGCTACCGGCGCCATTATGACGCCCATTTACCAAACCTCCACCTACGTGCAGGAAAGCCCCGGCAAGCACAAAGGCTATGAGTACGGCCGCAGCAGCAACCCGACGCGCACCGCATTGCAAACCGCTTTGGCGGCGTTGGAAAACGGCAAACACGGCCTTTGCTACGCTTCCGGCCTGGCGGCCACCGACGCTGTGCTGAAACTTTTCCGGCCCGGCGACGAAATCATCGCCCCTAGCGACATTTACGGTGGCACCTACCGCCTTATGAAACGCATTTTCGAGCCGCTGGGATTGGTTTTTCGATTTATTGACCTGGAAGAAGTGCCCGCTATCGCTCAGCTGATTTCAGCAAAAACGCGAATGGTGTGGCTCGAAACGCCTACCAATCCACTGCTGAAAATCATTGATATCGAGCAGGTAACCCGCATTTGCAAGGAACGGAACGTGCTTACCTGCGTGGACAATACTTTTGCATCGCCCTATCTGCAAAACCCGCTCGACCTCGGCGCCGATATGGTGATGCATTCGGTTACCAAATACCTTGGCGGCCATTCCGACACGGTAATGGGCGCGCTGGTCACCAGCAACGACGAGCTGGCGGCGCAATTGAAGTTCATTCAGAACGCCAGCGGCGCGGTACCGGGGCCGCAGGACTGCTTTCTGGTATTGAGGGGATTAAAAACGCTGCACATCAGAATGCAGCGCCATTGCGAAAATGCCGCGCAGGTGGCGGTGTGGCTTTCAGCACATCCCAAAGTCGGCAAAGTGTATTACCCCGGCTTGCCCGCTCATCCCGGCCACGAGCTGGCGGCACGGCAAATGCGCGGGTTTGGCGGCGTCGTATCATTTGAATTGAAAGATGACAGTTATCAAACGGCCGTGCGGACGATGGAAAACCTGCAAATATTCGCATTGGGCGAGTCGCTGGGCGGTGTCGAATCGCTGTGCACGCATCCTGCAAGCATGTCGCACGGCGGAATGCCGCGGGAAGAGCGGCTGAAAATAGGCTTGAAAGACACATTGATCCGGCTTAGCGTGGGAATTGAGGATGTAGAAGATCTCATCGCCGACCTTGATCAGGCGATCGGCACCGATTAG
- a CDS encoding dihydrodipicolinate synthase family protein: protein MSSVTSSSVSLPQGFIPVMLTPFLDSGEVDYEGLKALTDLYLDAGAAGLFANCLSSEMYELTVEERLAVTRTVVEHTAGRVPVVATGTFGGPIADQADFVKRIYDTGVQAVIVITGLLADEDETDEVFIQRAKELISLTDDIPLGFYECPVPYKRLINSDVLAELLPSNRIIYHKDTCLDLDEVVRRIAVADGYRFGLYDAYMVNAVASLNAGAAGLSCIQGNIYPELIVWICENYNNEDKQEEVKVLQQFFIDSMDIVHSAYPTIAKYCLQKRGFPISTYTRRDVGELTVDLQERADQLLDDVDRIQAELGIASVFKKTLEIPLK, encoded by the coding sequence ATGTCATCTGTAACGTCTTCCTCCGTGTCGTTGCCGCAAGGCTTCATTCCCGTCATGCTTACCCCTTTCCTGGATTCGGGGGAGGTGGATTACGAAGGCCTGAAAGCATTGACGGACCTGTACCTCGACGCGGGCGCGGCGGGGTTGTTTGCCAACTGCCTTTCCAGCGAAATGTATGAATTAACGGTGGAAGAGCGGCTGGCCGTTACACGGACAGTGGTGGAACACACGGCCGGACGGGTGCCCGTGGTAGCCACCGGCACGTTTGGGGGACCGATCGCGGATCAGGCGGACTTCGTTAAACGTATATATGATACCGGTGTGCAGGCGGTGATTGTAATTACCGGACTGCTGGCCGACGAGGATGAAACTGACGAAGTATTTATCCAACGGGCGAAGGAGCTGATCAGTCTGACGGACGATATCCCGCTTGGTTTCTACGAATGCCCCGTTCCTTACAAAAGACTGATCAATAGCGATGTGCTGGCGGAATTACTGCCTTCTAACCGCATTATTTACCACAAAGACACTTGCCTGGACCTCGACGAGGTGGTGCGCAGGATTGCTGTGGCGGATGGTTACCGTTTCGGGCTGTATGATGCCTACATGGTGAACGCCGTGGCGTCGCTCAATGCCGGGGCTGCGGGGCTTTCCTGCATTCAGGGTAACATTTATCCGGAACTGATTGTCTGGATTTGCGAAAATTACAACAACGAGGACAAGCAGGAGGAGGTGAAAGTCCTGCAACAGTTTTTCATCGACTCGATGGACATCGTGCATTCGGCATACCCGACGATCGCTAAATATTGCCTGCAAAAAAGAGGATTCCCCATCTCAACCTACACGCGGCGCGACGTGGGTGAGCTGACGGTCGATTTGCAGGAGCGCGCCGATCAGCTGCTCGATGATGTGGACAGGATTCAGGCGGAGCTGGGTATTGCGAGCGTATTCAAAAAGACGCTTGAAATACCATTGAAATAA